aagttCTTAAAATTTGTGTTTAGAGGAAAGTTGAGAGGTGACGGTATAGAGCTGCATTCAGTGTCTTAATATGGTAAAAACCAGTGGCCCTGGGCAATGGACATGTGGCtaacctgaaaaagaaagtgGTGGACATGTTATATATGTACACTGTATTTTGAATGGTTagtgcaaaatttaaaaagaatgtgaaatatcTAACaattatattgattacatgttgaaatgaaaattttagataTACTGGGTTGAAATATTATCTAAAAGAACTTctcctgttttttattttattctaatatagttgttgctgctgctgagtcatgtcagtcgtgtccgactctgtgtgaccccatggacggcagcccaccagtccctgggattctccaggcaagaatactggagtgggttaccatttccttatccaatgcatgaaagtgaaaagtgaaagtgaagtcactcagtcgtgtccgactcttcccgaccccatggactgtagtccatatTTCTCATGTattgtgtatttatttcttctggaaaGTGCTATTATATAGCCAACAATTGTAcaggaaaaattgaaaaaaaaaaattgaggtcaAGGCCTTTGGCCAACAATCGAAAAGTTCGAGTCGGCATCACCGAGtagatggacacaagtttgagcaggttccaggagttggtgctggatagggaagccttggtgtgcagcagtccatggggtcgcagagtcggacacgactgagtgaaggAGCACTGACTTGAGTCAGTCCGATTACCGATTGGACAGACTTGGTCGCCTTTTGTCCAATCAGCTTCTGACTCGCTCTATAAATATGTGGCTAGGTGGGGTTCGTTAAAGTTGCTGACACTATGGCTCGAACTAAGCAGACTGCTCGGAAGTCTACCGGCGGCAAGGCACCACGCAAGCAGCTCGCCACCAAAGCGGCCCGCAAGAGCGCGCCGGCCACCGGCGGCGTGAAGAAGCCGCACCGCTACCGGCCCGGCACGGTAGCTCTGCGCGAGATCCGCCGTTACCAGAAGTCCACGGAGCTGCTGATCCGTAAGCTGCCGTTCCAGCGGCTGGTGCGCGAAATCGCGCAAGATTTCAAGACTGACCTGCGCTTCCAGAGCTCGGCCGTGATGGCGCTGCAGGAGGCGTGCGAGGCCTATCTGGTGGGGCTCTTCGAGGACACTAACCTGTGTGCCATCCACGCCAAGCGCGTCACCATCATGCCCAAGGACATTCAGCTTGCCCGCCGCATCCGCGGAGAGAGGGCGTGAGCCTGGACGTTTCTCCTCAACCCCAAAGGCTCTTTTCAGAGCCGCCTACATACACAATGAAAAAGGACTGTTATCTTGCTATTTAATCCTGGTTTTCATTGTGGCAGAAAGTGTT
The sequence above is a segment of the Capra hircus breed San Clemente chromosome 23, ASM170441v1, whole genome shotgun sequence genome. Coding sequences within it:
- the LOC102178319 gene encoding histone H3.1; the protein is MARTKQTARKSTGGKAPRKQLATKAARKSAPATGGVKKPHRYRPGTVALREIRRYQKSTELLIRKLPFQRLVREIAQDFKTDLRFQSSAVMALQEACEAYLVGLFEDTNLCAIHAKRVTIMPKDIQLARRIRGERA